A single region of the Jaculus jaculus isolate mJacJac1 chromosome 15, mJacJac1.mat.Y.cur, whole genome shotgun sequence genome encodes:
- the Znf24 gene encoding zinc finger protein 24 codes for MSAQSGEEDSILIIPNPDEEEKVLRVKLEEDPDGEEGSSITWNHLPDPEVFRQRFRQFGYQDSPGPREAVSQLRELCRLWLRPETHTKEQILELVVLEQFVAILPKELQTWVREHHPENGEEAVTVLEDLESELDDPGQPVSLHRRKREVLVEDIVSQEEVQGLPSSELDAVENQLKWASWELHSLRHCDDDARTGNGALAPKQEVASAVESHEVPGTLNIGVPQIFKYGETCFPKARFERKRNPSRKKQHICDECGKHFSQGSALILHQRIHSGEKPYGCVECGKAFSRSSILVQHQRVHTGEKPYKCLECGKAFSQNSGLINHQRIHTGEKPYECVQCGKSYSQSSNLFRHQRRHNAEKLLNVVKV; via the exons ATGTCTGCACAGTCAGGGGAAGAAGATTCAATACTTATCATCCCAAACCCTGATGAAGAGGAAAAGGTTCTGAGAGTGAAGTTGGAGGAGGATCCTGATGGTGAAGAGGGGTCGAGCATCACCTGGAACCATCTCCCTGACCCAGAAGTTTTTCGACAGCGATTCCGGCAGTTTGGATACCAGGATTCTCCAGGGCCCCGGGAAGCTGTGAGCCAGCTCCGAGAACTTTGCCGCCTGTGGCTCCGGCCAGAGACGCACACAAAGGAACAGATCCTGGAGCTGGTGGTGCTGGAGCAGTTTGTTGCTATCCTCCCCAAGGAGCTGCAGACTTGGGTTCGAGAACATCACCCGGAGAATGGCGAGGAAGCTGTGACTGTGTTAGAGGACTTGGAGAGTGAGCTGGATGATCCTGGACAGCCG GTTTCTCTCCACCGGCGAAAACGGGAAGTACTAGTAGAGGACATTGTGTCTCAAGAAGAAGTTCAGGGGTTACCAAGTTCTGAGCTTGATGCTGTGGAGAACCAGCTCAAGTGGGCATCCTGGGAGCTGCATTCCCTAAGGCACTGTG ATGATGACGCTAGGACTGGAAATGGAGCACTGGCTCCAAAGCAGGAGGTtgcttcagcagtagagtctcaTGAAGTCCCTGGCACTCTTAATATAGGTGTTcctcaaatttttaaatatggagAAACATGCTTCCCCAAGGCAaggtttgaaagaaagagaaatccctCTCGAAAGAAACAGCATATATGTGATGAGTGTGGAAAGCACTTCAGTCAGGGCTCAGCCCTTATTCTTCATCAAAGAATCCACAGTGGAGAGAAACCTTATGGTTGTGTTGAGTGTGGGAAAGCATTCAGCAGAAGTTCCATCCTTGTGCAACACCAGAGAGTCCATACTGGAGAAAAACCTTACAAATGTcttgaatgtgggaaagcctttagcCAGAATTCTGGGCTTATTAACCATCAGAGAAtccatactggagagaaaccttatGAATGTGTTCAATGTGGAAAGTCCTATAGTCAAAGCTCAAATCTCTTTAGACATCAGAGAAGACACAATGCAGAAAAACTTCTGAATGTTGTGAAGGTTTAA